AGCCCGGCAGAAAAGGCCGAGGCCCTCCGCCGCATGCGCGAAATGTTTCCTGAAGAAAGCGAGGAGGGCATAGAAGCCCTTGGGCAAAAGTCCATCCGCCGCCTGTCCACAGGGCAGCTGCGCCGCCTCTTTCTGGCGCGGGCGCTGGTGGGCGAGCCTGACCTGCTGCTGCTGGACGAACCCTGCTCCGGCCTGGACGCCCAAAGCCGCGCGCGCTACCTCAACCTTCTGGACCATCTGGCCGCCAGGGGGCTGCCCATGGTCTTTGTGTCCCACCATGGCGAAGACGCGCCCCTGTGCATCAACCGCGAGGCGCATATGGAAGACGGGCAGCTGCGCGTGATCATGTAGGCATCTTTGAAAGAAATTGCGAAACAGACACGCTGGCATGACCGCCGTGTCGGTGTTTTCTCCTGATTCGCCTGCCGCGCCAGTCCGTTTGCCACACACAGGGCTTTATTGTGTCGCGGCCCGGCAACTCCGCGCAGCCCATCGCGCGAGAGCCATTAAAAAATCCCGCCATTGGCGGGATTTTTTGTTGCCCGGAGCAAAACCGCAGCACAAGGGCTATTTTTTTTCGCTAGCGTCCACTTCACTTCCGGACACGGCGCTCTTTTTGCCGCCCAAACGGGAACGCAGCACTTCAATGACCACCGGCAGCACCGAGACCACCACAATGGCATAGACGATGATGCTGAAATTCTGGCGCACCCAATCCAGATTCCCCAGAAAAAACCCGGCTGAAACCAGGCAGCCCACCCACAGAATGCAACCCGTCACATTGAAGAAAAAGAACGTGCGCGGACACATGAGGGCAATGCCTGCCACAAAGGGGGCAAATGTGCGGACAATGGGCACAAAGCGGGCCAGCACAATGGCCTTGCCGCCGTGGCGCTCGTAAAAATGATGGGCCTTGAGCAGGTGTTCC
The Desulfovibrio sp. DNA segment above includes these coding regions:
- a CDS encoding VTT domain-containing protein, yielding EVMLVLLAAGVFGDAVNYCIGRHVGPAIFSRDSRFIKKEHLLKAHHFYERHGGKAIVLARFVPIVRTFAPFVAGIALMCPRTFFFFNVTGCILWVGCLVSAGFFLGNLDWVRQNFSIIVYAIVVVSVLPVVIEVLRSRLGGKKSAVSGSEVDASEKK